Genomic window (Elusimicrobiaceae bacterium):
TCAAAGGATTGGAAGTGGTTATTGTTCTGTTAGCCGGCGTTGGATTTTTAACAACTAACGTACCGCTTTTGCTTGGCATATTATTTTTGATGGGGGCGCAATCGGCTTTCTTTGGGCCGGTCAAGTATAGTATTTTGCCGGATATTTTAGGGGAAAAACAACTCATTTCCGGTAACGGTATTATTGAAGCGGGTACTTATGGTTCCATTTTACAAGGAACGGTATTTGGTGGCTTAATCATTACGGTAACACACATTGACCTATTCGGGCGCTCTTTTCCTGTAACCGATAAATTTTTGCCGGGTATTATTTTAGTTGTAGCAATTTTAGGACTACTTGCCAGTTTGTTTATTCCGGCACAAAAACCGGCCAATGCGGCTTTGAAAGTAGATAAGAATTTTCTACGTAGCACCTGGAAAAATATGGCATTTGCCAAGCAAAACCACGATATTTTCCTGTGTATTTTGGGTATTTCCTGGTTTTGGATGTTGGGCACCGCGCTTGTGGCACAAATGCCGTCTTTGGCTCACAACATTTTAAATGGAACTCCGGGGTTATTTACTTTTTTACTTACGCTTTTCTCGTGTGGAATTGGGCTTGGGTCACTGCTTTGTCAATTTTTAGTGAAAGGTGAAATTACCAGTAAATATGTGCCCGTCAGTGCGCTATTAATGACGGTGTTCTTGGCAGATTTAGCCTGTGCCACTTCCGGTTATGTGCCCTCTGCATTACCGATAGACTACAAAGAATTTTTGATGACATTTACGGGCAAACGCATTACGGTGGATTTGCTTGGTTTTGCTATTTGTGGTGGGTTGTATGTGGTACCGCTAAATGCTATGCTGCAGTTTTTGGCGGGTGAAGATACACGCTCTCGCGTAATTGCCACTAATAATATTATTAACTCGCTTTTTATGGTGCTTGGCAGCGGGTTCTGTGCGCTGCTCTTGGCCATGCACTTCACAATTCCTACTGTTTTTGGAGTAATTGCTTTTGCTAATGCGATAGCGGCCATCTACATCTGCGGTTTGTTGCCACATCACATTATCCGTATGATTTTAACACGCGTGTTAAATTTTGTGTACGGGGTAAAAGTAAAAGGAATAGAACATTGGAAAAACTTGCAAGGCAATGCCCTTATTATCGCTAACCATACTTCATTTTTAGATGCGGTATTGTTATGGGTATATATTCCGGGGCATTTGTATTTTGCAATAGATACATACGTTACTCAAAAATGGTGGATAAAACCTTTCTTACACTTAGTAAAGTATTTCCCGATTGACCCCACTAACCCGATGGCAGTAAAATCCATTATTGAAGAAGTAAAATCGGGCAAGCGGGTCGTTATCTTTCCGGAAGGGCGCATTACGACTACCGGTGGTCTTATGAAAATTTATCCCGGCCCGGCCATGATTGCCGATAAAGGAAATGCACAACTGCTGCCCATTTGTTTGGAAGGAAGCCAGTACTCGCTATTCTCTCGTTTCGGCACGCAGTTAAAAACACGTCCGCAAAGTAAAATTACAATTACTATTCAAGCCCCCAAAACCTTACAGATTGATGAAAGCATAAAAGGCAAAGCCCGCCGTTTAGCAGCTGCGCGCGGGCTCTATGACATTATGGTCAATATGAAGTATGAGGCCGGCAACGCGGAAGAAACCCTATTTGATTCCTTGTTAGATGCGTATGAACTGGTTGGCCGTAACAAACGTATTATCAATGATGCCACGCGCAAGCCGCTTAATTTTGGGCCCTTTTTAACTGCGGTATTTGTACTGGGGAAGAAAATCGCCAAGCATCAAAAACCGGGCGAAAAGGCAGGATTTTTATTGCCCAACATGACGGCCAGCGTGGTGGCTTTCTTTGGCATGCGTGCGTTTAATATTACACCGTGCATGCTCAATTTTTCTATCGGTGTAAAAAATATGCTGGCGTGTTGTAAGGCGGCCAAAATCACCACCATTTTTACTTCCAAGTTATTTTTGCGGCAAGGCGGCCTTTTGGAAACAGCCGAAGCCTTAAAAAAGGCGGGGATAAGACTGGTGTATTTGGAAGATTTGAAAAAAGAAATTACTACCTGGGATAAATTAGTCGGTTTAACAGCGTCTTATTTCCCGCGCCGTTATTATAAAAAAGTACGTGGTAACGTAGGCCCCAAAGATCCGGCCGTTGTGCTTTTTACATCGGGCAGCGAAGGCACGCCTAAAGGGGTTGTTCTCTCCCATGAAAACATACAAGCTAACCGTTTGCAACTGCAAAGCGTGTTAGACTTTGGGCTGAAAGACCGTGTGTTTAACGCAATGCCGATTTTCCATTCATTTGGCCTGACGGTAGGCACATTGCTTCCGTTATTGTGTGGGGTGCCTGTATTTTTCTATCCGTCTCCGTTACATTACCGTATTGTGCCGGAACTTATTTATGATCGCAATGCCACCATTATTTTCGGAACAGATACCTTTTTCAACGGTTATGCCAAAATGGCCCATCCGTATGATTTCTACTCGGTACGTTTAGCAGTGGTGGGGGCCGAAAAACTGAAAGAAGAAACCATCCGCAGATACTACGACCAGTTCGGTTTGCGTATCATGGAAGGATACGGGGCAACCGAAACCGCGCCTGTGATGGCCGTCAACACGCCTATGTATTTCAAACGCGGCAGTGTAGGCCGTCTGTTACCGGGTATTGAATATAAGTTGGAACAAATGCCCGGCGTGGAAGACGGTGGTAAACTGCTTGTTAAAGGGGCCAATATTATGGCCGGATATTTGCGCGACAGCAACCCCGGCGTATTGGAACCGCCGCAGGATGGGTGGTATGATACGGGCGATATTGTGCGTGTAGATGAAGACGGATTTGTATTTATTTTAGGTCGCGCAAAACGCTTTGCCAAAATAGCGGGCGAAATGATTTCTTTAACGGCCGTTGAAACGGAAATCAATGCCTTGTGGCCGAACAAAATGCACGCGGTAGTCAATATCCCCGATGAGAAAAAAGGAGAACAGTTGGTACTGTTTAGCACGGAACCCACTGCAGAACGCGGGGCATTACTGGCCGCTTTTAAAGAAAAAGGCCTAAGTGAACTGGCCGTACCCAAAACCATTCGCGTAGTGGAAGAAATTCCGCTGATGGGTACGGGCAAAGTAGATTACGTGAAACTCAAAGAAATGGCTGCCACCAATGAATCTATTTAAAAAATGCTGGTATTCAAGCTTTATTACGCTGATTACGCTGGTATATTTTCGTAAAGTTTCGCTCTACGGAAAAGAAAATATACCGGCTGAAGATTCTGTCCTTTTTATTGGGTTACATAAAAACGGAGCGGTGGACGGTTTTGTATATCATCGGGCATTAGCGCCGGTGGTATTTATGTTGGCGGCACAACTGCGGCGTAATCCAATTGTCCGTCTGTTTTTTGACGGGATAGAAGTCACACGCGATAAAGATAAAGGCGTGCATAGTAATATCGCCGCACTTAAAAAATGTATTTCATTTTTGGAAGAAAAAGGGCGTTTGTTTGTTTTCCCGGAGGGCACAAGTACCTTGGGCCCCGCCCACTTGCCCTTTAAGGAGGGAGCGGCTATTTTGGCTTCCCGCTTCAATTTTGAAAAAGCAAAATCATTGACGGTGGTGCCTTGCGGTGTGTTTTATGATGACCCAACCTGTTTGGGCGGTAAAGTAGAAGTGGTGGCAGGAAAACCCATTGTCTTTACGCAACCCACAGACCGTAAAGAAATTCACCGTTTGTTTACAGAAGCCTTAGAAAGAGTGGGTATAGATTATGCAGATGAAGAAGAGCAACGCACGATACAACAGGCTGCGGCGTTTTTGTCTTTGTATGGGGATGTTCCTTATCACATTTTTCTGCGTAAAATTTATGAAAATAAAGATTTATACCAGCAAGCAGCCGATATATTAGCCCAATTAAATCACGCGGGACTCAAATTATATAAAGGAGTGCCGATTTTCCCGCGCTCGCTACTAAATAGCGTATGGACTTGGTGTATTACGGCGCCTTTTGTATTATATGCTTTTGGGTGGAATTTACTGCCAATATCAGCGGGGTATTTCTGCTCTAAAAAGTTTGCTGATGATAACAATGTAATTTCTCTGTGGAAAATTATTCCTTCTTTTACGTTGTGGTTAGTATTAACGGTTTTGGAACTTGTATTGTTCCCCAAATTAACTATACTGTCGTTGGCTGTTTCTTTACTTGGTTTTATTATTTACGGAGCATGGAAAAAGCATACGGTTAGTTTATACAACTGGTTGCGTTGGCCAAAAGGTATGAAAAAATTTAATGAGTTGCGTAAGGCTTTATATGAAAAAATTGTTCACTAAAATTTTACCTCATGAACTATTATTTAATTTGTTTTTATTCATTACGGCTCTTCGGTTGTGGTGGATGACTGGATTTTCTGTTAATAGTGTGTTATATACCTTGCTCCCGTTGGCATTAGGTTGGTATGCGTATGTGTTTCGTAACAGATGGAAATGGCGACTGGTAATTTATTTTGTAGTAATGAATTTAGTCTTTGGCAGTTTGGGAACGATTTCTCCGCTCATCAATCCGCAAGGTAAAATGGATGCGCTTTTACAGCATTGGGATAATTTGCTTATCGGCGGTAACTTATCCGTATGGTTAACGCCCTATATGCGTGTGTGGCTGACGGAAATTTTAGCGGCTTGTTATATGCTGTTTATGATACAACTGCCTGTAGCTTGTATTTATTATTTATTTCAGCCGCTTAAAACGGCAAAAGGTTTTTACGTGGGATTATTTACGCTGTATGCTTTCGGCTTTACCGGATATTTACTTGTCCCGGCCGTTGGCCCTTATTTAGCCATGTCAGATGTTTTTGGCGGGCCTATACAGGCAGGACCCGTCATGGATTTTTTGCATTATATGTACCCTAAGGGGACAAACTATACGGATGTTTTCCCAAGTCTGCATTGTGCGGTTTCTTTATTTATTCTGCTTTTTGATTCTAAATATCATAAGTTGCGATTTTGGGGATATTTGGTGCCTTGTGTGGGGTTATGGATTTCTACGGTATATTTGCGGTACCATTATACGGTAGATTGTTTGGTCGGATTTGTATTAGCAATTACCATGTTCTTATTTGCTGAGTACTATATGAAACATTGGGAGGGAAACTGATATGAAAGATATTTTGTTATTCACGGATGAACAAGCCCAAAGCATTGCTTTTAGCGGTGGAAAAGGAGCTAATTTATCTAAAATGACACGTGCCGGATTTCCGGTACCGCAAGGCTTTATTGTAACGGCACAGGCTTATAGCCATTTTATTGCGCAAGCCGATTTTTTAGAGAAAGAAATTGCACACTTTGATTATGCCCACCCTCAAAAATTAGTTAAACAAACACAATCCCTTAAAAAGAAATTAGCCGGCTTATCTTTACCGCTTTCTTTGCGTAAAGAAATTCATCAGGCATTGGGCAAATTTAAGAATATCAAAGCGTTCTCCGTGCGTTCTTCTTCTACGATGGAAGATTTATCGGGCGCGGCCTTTGCCGGACAGCACGATACTTTCTTAAATTGCGTGGGAGAGAAAGAAATTGAAGATAAAATCAAGCAATGTTTCCTCTCT
Coding sequences:
- a CDS encoding acyl-[ACP]--phospholipid O-acyltransferase, giving the protein MFALLKTFFNRSFLALFCTQYLGAFNDNFFRTAMATFITYKVTSMSAGSKSVIVSLAVALFMLPFFLFSALAGELADKFRKDILIKAIKGLEVVIVLLAGVGFLTTNVPLLLGILFLMGAQSAFFGPVKYSILPDILGEKQLISGNGIIEAGTYGSILQGTVFGGLIITVTHIDLFGRSFPVTDKFLPGIILVVAILGLLASLFIPAQKPANAALKVDKNFLRSTWKNMAFAKQNHDIFLCILGISWFWMLGTALVAQMPSLAHNILNGTPGLFTFLLTLFSCGIGLGSLLCQFLVKGEITSKYVPVSALLMTVFLADLACATSGYVPSALPIDYKEFLMTFTGKRITVDLLGFAICGGLYVVPLNAMLQFLAGEDTRSRVIATNNIINSLFMVLGSGFCALLLAMHFTIPTVFGVIAFANAIAAIYICGLLPHHIIRMILTRVLNFVYGVKVKGIEHWKNLQGNALIIANHTSFLDAVLLWVYIPGHLYFAIDTYVTQKWWIKPFLHLVKYFPIDPTNPMAVKSIIEEVKSGKRVVIFPEGRITTTGGLMKIYPGPAMIADKGNAQLLPICLEGSQYSLFSRFGTQLKTRPQSKITITIQAPKTLQIDESIKGKARRLAAARGLYDIMVNMKYEAGNAEETLFDSLLDAYELVGRNKRIINDATRKPLNFGPFLTAVFVLGKKIAKHQKPGEKAGFLLPNMTASVVAFFGMRAFNITPCMLNFSIGVKNMLACCKAAKITTIFTSKLFLRQGGLLETAEALKKAGIRLVYLEDLKKEITTWDKLVGLTASYFPRRYYKKVRGNVGPKDPAVVLFTSGSEGTPKGVVLSHENIQANRLQLQSVLDFGLKDRVFNAMPIFHSFGLTVGTLLPLLCGVPVFFYPSPLHYRIVPELIYDRNATIIFGTDTFFNGYAKMAHPYDFYSVRLAVVGAEKLKEETIRRYYDQFGLRIMEGYGATETAPVMAVNTPMYFKRGSVGRLLPGIEYKLEQMPGVEDGGKLLVKGANIMAGYLRDSNPGVLEPPQDGWYDTGDIVRVDEDGFVFILGRAKRFAKIAGEMISLTAVETEINALWPNKMHAVVNIPDEKKGEQLVLFSTEPTAERGALLAAFKEKGLSELAVPKTIRVVEEIPLMGTGKVDYVKLKEMAATNESI
- a CDS encoding 1-acyl-sn-glycerol-3-phosphate acyltransferase, giving the protein MNLFKKCWYSSFITLITLVYFRKVSLYGKENIPAEDSVLFIGLHKNGAVDGFVYHRALAPVVFMLAAQLRRNPIVRLFFDGIEVTRDKDKGVHSNIAALKKCISFLEEKGRLFVFPEGTSTLGPAHLPFKEGAAILASRFNFEKAKSLTVVPCGVFYDDPTCLGGKVEVVAGKPIVFTQPTDRKEIHRLFTEALERVGIDYADEEEQRTIQQAAAFLSLYGDVPYHIFLRKIYENKDLYQQAADILAQLNHAGLKLYKGVPIFPRSLLNSVWTWCITAPFVLYAFGWNLLPISAGYFCSKKFADDNNVISLWKIIPSFTLWLVLTVLELVLFPKLTILSLAVSLLGFIIYGAWKKHTVSLYNWLRWPKGMKKFNELRKALYEKIVH
- a CDS encoding phosphatase PAP2 family protein, whose protein sequence is MKKLFTKILPHELLFNLFLFITALRLWWMTGFSVNSVLYTLLPLALGWYAYVFRNRWKWRLVIYFVVMNLVFGSLGTISPLINPQGKMDALLQHWDNLLIGGNLSVWLTPYMRVWLTEILAACYMLFMIQLPVACIYYLFQPLKTAKGFYVGLFTLYAFGFTGYLLVPAVGPYLAMSDVFGGPIQAGPVMDFLHYMYPKGTNYTDVFPSLHCAVSLFILLFDSKYHKLRFWGYLVPCVGLWISTVYLRYHYTVDCLVGFVLAITMFLFAEYYMKHWEGN